The sequence AATCTGCCAGATGAGGAAATCGCCAAGTGGCAAGCGATTTTTATGCCAGCCGCTGATGCGTATATGGATAATGGAGTGGATGGTGCCCTCGACGTGTTGGAAGAAATGACGGGTCTCAAGCGGACGGTGTTTGATGATGTGAGCGAGTTGCAGGCTGATCTTCAACAATTGCTGGAAGCGGACACGATTGATTTGTCAGAGTATCCTGTCTTTATGCGGGGAGAGATGGCCCGTTCCCATGCACTAGGGCAAGTAGGGGCGAAAATTCCACAGGCCTTTGATTTGTTAAGCAAGGGACTAACAGAGTTTTACCATATTAAGCAATTCCAGCGGAACGTAGGACCGATCATGGAGACGGTTCAAGGCTTAAACGATTCGGCTGAAGAGGTGTTCGGGTATTTGGTTGAGGCAGGCTATATTGATGAGGCTTCGAAAGACATCATTGTTAAGGAATTGAATGGGTTGACGGAATCGCTGGAAGTCCTTCATGATTATAAGCATCTTGAAGACGTATATAAAGAATCACCGTATTTAATTCGGGATGGAGGAAGTGGACTGTTAGGAAGTGACGTGGCTTTTTTGCTGCTGTTAATCGAACATGGTGAAAAGTTGTATGGCCATTGGCAGGCTTTAGAAAAGGAATTGCAAGAAGTTATGGATGAAATCGGCCATAGCCACAGCATCCATGAATTGTTGAACGCGCTGAATGCAGAAAACGGTGTTTCGTACTACAACAACCAAATGATAGTGAGCACACAACACGGAGGCGAGGAAATCCGTGTTAATTTAAGTGCCACTGTCGAAGCGTATTACAACGGCCTATCCATTGTTGAGCAGCAACAGGAAAAAGTGCAAGCGTTTGTGCGCCTGTATGAGCATGAGGTCGTAGAGGATGTCGAAAACCGAAAAAAGGCGCTTGTCCAAGCGTTTGATGATATGGAAAGCAACCCTAAGGCCTATCAGCACTTGTTAAATAAAAGCCATGCGCCAGCAGGCAGCCGTATAGAGCGAATTGTCGTCCATGACCAAATTGGCGGAATCACATTGCCTGAAGGGCCGGTGTGGGAAGCGGCTTTGGTGGAACAATTGGAAAAGCAGCGCACCTTCCTTGAAAAGATGCGTGAAGGGATCGAAGATATTTTTGATGAAGAACATAACGTTGCCGCGATTTTTACACTTTCGGGGTAATAGGAGGATTGATGTCCTTCAGGGAACAAAAATTGATAAAAAACTATTTCATTTTTCATCACACGCTTAGTAGAGCTAGCGTGTTTTTTTGTGTGCTAAACATGTTTAATCCTTCTTCAGATTAAAAGAATGGCGAAACCTGACATTCCTTGTCAGGAGAGTTTGTATCATGATTAGAAAAAACATTTGAAAGCGAGGGTAAGAAATGAGTCGAGCAAAAATGAGGGAAAAAGCAAAGCAAATAAAAGACAGGGAGAAAGAACACAAAAATGCGATCCAAGCCCAGTTGCGTACGAAAATGCAACAGGTTAAGCAACCATCTATATCACAGAATCCACCAACAATATCCATCAGCGAACAGCTGCAGATAGAAAGGAAAAAACGGAAGCGTCTATCAAAGCAGTTACTTCATATGGAAAAGAAGATTGAGCAAACAACGGCTATACTCACAAAAAAAGAAGCACAGACGGGGATTTGATTAGATTGACTGTCTTAGCGACTAACGTTTTATATGAACTTATTGGACTATAAAGGAAGATATTAGTTTGGGGCAGATTGATGAAATCTGGGCTTTAGTAAAAATTATTGCAATTCTCCTCAAAATAGCGTTAAGCCATGAGGCGGTTTCTTTCTTATAATGAAGGCAAATCGTCAGAGAGGAGATAATAGATGCGTATACAGACAGAAGAGTTATTGGCTTCCTCGAAATCAGCTAGGTTGAGAAAGAAGCAAAAATCGTCGCTTGA is a genomic window of Shouchella clausii containing:
- a CDS encoding DUF6792 domain-containing protein — protein: MVNQELLKKDELWLRITELEYKMKHGMSKEAFEKEVRRIYIEEMGEELPADMKIYTSSESSELKSDYDGTVLYFENEEKNISQLYVISQGSNDSGDWLYNAIGLFQGKDASQAEDALNLLDEAEVQFGLKGKQPVKIALGHSLANNNNLTAQVLEQEFNQIYGVNGAQINVYQLYTADTDFRQKVNQNFNLLRTDKNAIYTLPPDKLEQFAVEYIEEKIDTSSIHQLRSSNDPLYALMENTRGFVTVPVEAKEGIVTNKNYAGLSPLLANLPDEEIAKWQAIFMPAADAYMDNGVDGALDVLEEMTGLKRTVFDDVSELQADLQQLLEADTIDLSEYPVFMRGEMARSHALGQVGAKIPQAFDLLSKGLTEFYHIKQFQRNVGPIMETVQGLNDSAEEVFGYLVEAGYIDEASKDIIVKELNGLTESLEVLHDYKHLEDVYKESPYLIRDGGSGLLGSDVAFLLLLIEHGEKLYGHWQALEKELQEVMDEIGHSHSIHELLNALNAENGVSYYNNQMIVSTQHGGEEIRVNLSATVEAYYNGLSIVEQQQEKVQAFVRLYEHEVVEDVENRKKALVQAFDDMESNPKAYQHLLNKSHAPAGSRIERIVVHDQIGGITLPEGPVWEAALVEQLEKQRTFLEKMREGIEDIFDEEHNVAAIFTLSG